In Microplitis mediator isolate UGA2020A chromosome 2, iyMicMedi2.1, whole genome shotgun sequence, a single window of DNA contains:
- the LOC130678451 gene encoding uncharacterized protein LOC130678451, with protein MAVNIKAPQFSTENPKLWFAQVEAQFATYQVATERAKFDLVIPLLETRIAAEVQETIINPPANTPYSDLKAALIKCFTRSEEARITQLLDRERLGDRTPSQHLRHLRTLVLGIDDAIIKARWFSHMPNEIQVCLEAIRRTCRKRR; from the coding sequence atggcCGTGAACATCAAAGCACCCCAGTTCAGTACGGAGAATCCGAAACTGTGGTTTGCGCAGGTTGAGGCGCAGTTTGCAACATATCAGGTAGCAACAGAACGCGCCAAATTTGACCTGGTGATACCGCTGCTTGAAACCCGCATCGCTGCTGAAGTACAAGAAACCATCATCAATCCTCCAGCAAACACGCCGTACAGcgatttaaaagccgctttaATAAAATGCTTCACGAGATCCGAAGAAGCACGGATTACTCAGCTCCTCGACAGAGAGAGACTTGGCGATCGGACACCGTCGCAACATTTACGACATCTGCGTACACTGGTACTCGGCATCGATGACGCCATCATCAAAGCACGTTGGTTTTCGCATATGCCAAATGAGATTCAAGTTTGTCTCGAAGCTATCAGGAGGACGTGCCGAAAACGGCGATAA